In Streptomyces ambofaciens ATCC 23877, a single genomic region encodes these proteins:
- a CDS encoding carbohydrate ABC transporter permease encodes MRTSTGARAGQYAALLAYLVFLAFPFLWLISTAFKPPQELAGLHPTWIPRDPTLDNFRQAFDEQPLLRAALNSLVAALGAALIAVVIATPMAYVMARHRSRLTRAATGWVVVSQAFPFVLLIIPLFLVLKNLRLINSVPGLVMVYVVWSLPFALWMLAGYVRAVPPELEEAAAVDGAGRLRTLVSVTAPLLAPGIVATALFAFITAWNEFFFALVLLKTPEKQTLPVILTHFVGAEGVADLGPLAAAAFLATLPSLVVFALIQRRITGGMMAGAVKS; translated from the coding sequence ATGAGGACCTCGACCGGAGCCCGGGCCGGCCAGTACGCCGCGTTGCTCGCGTACCTCGTCTTCCTGGCCTTCCCGTTCCTCTGGCTGATCTCCACCGCGTTCAAACCGCCGCAGGAGCTGGCCGGTCTCCACCCCACCTGGATCCCGCGGGACCCCACCCTCGACAACTTCCGGCAGGCCTTCGACGAACAGCCGCTGCTGCGCGCCGCCCTCAACTCCCTGGTGGCCGCGCTCGGCGCCGCGCTGATCGCCGTGGTGATCGCCACCCCGATGGCGTACGTCATGGCCCGCCACCGCTCCCGGCTCACCAGGGCGGCGACGGGGTGGGTGGTGGTCAGCCAGGCCTTCCCCTTCGTCCTGCTGATCATCCCGCTCTTCCTGGTGCTGAAGAACCTGCGGTTGATCAACTCCGTGCCGGGACTGGTGATGGTGTACGTCGTGTGGTCGTTGCCGTTCGCGCTGTGGATGCTCGCCGGGTACGTCCGGGCCGTGCCGCCCGAGCTGGAGGAGGCGGCGGCGGTGGACGGCGCCGGGCGGCTGCGCACGCTCGTGTCGGTGACCGCGCCGCTGCTCGCGCCGGGGATCGTGGCGACGGCGCTGTTCGCGTTCATCACCGCGTGGAACGAGTTCTTCTTCGCGCTGGTGCTCTTGAAGACACCGGAGAAGCAGACCCTGCCGGTGATCCTCACCCACTTCGTCGGCGCCGAGGGCGTCGCCGACCTGGGGCCGCTCGCGGCGGCGGCCTTCCTCGCGACGCTGCCCTCGCTGGTGGTCTTCGCCCTCATCCAGCGGCGGATCACGGGCGGCATGATGGCCGGGGCGGTGAAGAGCTGA
- a CDS encoding MFS transporter, producing MGSNQSTGSGALESYREVIGLTGPLLPVVSFLGRLPTATVQFGSVLLIARTSGSLAAAGLTGGALAVGQVACGPLVGRLADRHGQRTVVLVFCLVNAIAIAALVAGALAGAAPPVLALLGAAAGASVPLIGPLARARLVALARRAGAPEPTVSAALSFESTLDEVSFVLGPALVGLAAVLAHPAYALTGAAVLVAGCGTAFALHPTARTTAAPATGTPGGPRPRLPMPRAVHALRASLALQGAMFGACQAGITALTERLGRPEQAGLVYAAMGVMSAVAGLAMAAVPARLGLRTRWRTATAVAFALSLPLLWTQSLTGLYVVVTVLGIAYAPHLITVFALTERAVPRARLAEAMAFATSAIVGGQALALAATGRLAESHGPVAAFATASGAAALACATALAARPAPYAGRAGTAHHARVDDARGGARS from the coding sequence ATGGGAAGCAACCAGAGCACGGGGAGCGGCGCACTGGAGTCGTACCGGGAGGTGATCGGCCTGACCGGGCCGCTGCTGCCGGTGGTGTCCTTCCTCGGGCGGCTGCCGACGGCCACCGTCCAGTTCGGCAGCGTCCTGCTCATCGCCCGCACCAGCGGTTCGCTGGCCGCCGCGGGGCTGACCGGGGGAGCGCTCGCCGTCGGCCAGGTTGCGTGCGGTCCGCTGGTCGGCCGGCTCGCGGACCGGCACGGACAGCGCACCGTCGTCCTCGTCTTCTGCCTGGTCAACGCCATCGCGATCGCCGCGCTGGTGGCGGGCGCGCTCGCGGGAGCGGCGCCGCCGGTGCTGGCGCTCCTCGGTGCGGCGGCGGGGGCGAGCGTGCCCCTGATCGGTCCGCTGGCCCGTGCCCGCCTGGTGGCGCTCGCGCGCCGGGCCGGTGCTCCGGAACCCACCGTGAGCGCCGCGCTCTCCTTCGAGAGCACCCTCGACGAGGTCTCCTTCGTCCTCGGCCCGGCCCTGGTGGGCCTCGCGGCGGTCCTGGCCCACCCGGCGTACGCCCTGACCGGTGCCGCCGTCCTGGTCGCCGGGTGCGGCACCGCCTTCGCCCTGCATCCCACGGCCCGCACGACGGCCGCACCGGCCACCGGGACGCCCGGCGGCCCCCGTCCCCGCCTCCCGATGCCCCGCGCGGTGCACGCCCTGCGGGCCTCGCTCGCCCTCCAGGGGGCGATGTTCGGGGCCTGCCAGGCGGGGATCACCGCGCTCACCGAGCGCCTCGGGAGGCCGGAACAGGCGGGGCTCGTCTATGCCGCCATGGGAGTGATGAGCGCGGTCGCGGGGCTCGCCATGGCCGCCGTGCCCGCCCGCCTCGGACTGCGTACCCGCTGGCGGACGGCCACCGCCGTCGCGTTCGCCCTGTCGCTGCCGCTGCTGTGGACGCAGAGCCTGACGGGGCTGTACGTGGTGGTCACCGTCCTGGGCATCGCCTACGCCCCGCACCTGATCACCGTGTTCGCGCTCACCGAGCGGGCGGTGCCGCGGGCCCGGCTGGCCGAGGCGATGGCCTTCGCGACCAGCGCGATCGTGGGCGGCCAGGCCCTCGCCCTCGCCGCCACCGGCCGCCTGGCCGAGTCCCACGGCCCGGTCGCGGCGTTCGCGACGGCGAGCGGTGCCGCCGCGCTCGCCTGCGCGACCGCGCTGGCCGCGCGTCCGGCGCCGTACGCCGGGCGCGCGGGGACCGCCCACCACGCGCGCGTGGACGACGCGCGCGGCGGGGCGCGCTCCTAG
- a CDS encoding carbohydrate ABC transporter permease, with the protein MTPVTDARRPARRASGTNRPRPGPDHGAWFLVLPALIPILVLSVGPLLYGVSLAFTDAQSGRTEPTQWIGTLNFQDLMHDTLFWESFRIGLVWAVGVTVPQFLLALGLALLLNQNLRLRWLARALAIVPWAMPEVVVGIMWRLVYNPDAGILNETLRDLGLGDGRDWLSGLATALPAVIVVGVWAGMPQTTVALLAGLQNTPRELHEAAAVDGAGAWRRFRTVTWPALRPVAFAITALNLIWNFNSFALVYVLTSGGPGGRTRLPMLFAYEEAFRYGQFGYAAAMGCVMVALVSVLLAVFLAGRLRGGLKEGDVA; encoded by the coding sequence GTGACACCGGTGACGGATGCGAGGAGACCGGCGCGCCGCGCGTCCGGCACGAACCGGCCCCGGCCCGGCCCCGACCACGGTGCCTGGTTCCTGGTGCTGCCCGCGCTGATTCCCATCCTGGTGCTCAGCGTCGGACCGCTGCTCTACGGCGTCTCGCTGGCCTTCACCGACGCGCAGTCGGGCCGTACGGAGCCCACGCAGTGGATCGGCACCCTGAACTTCCAGGACCTGATGCACGACACCCTGTTCTGGGAGTCGTTCCGCATCGGGCTGGTGTGGGCCGTGGGGGTGACGGTGCCCCAGTTCCTGCTCGCTCTCGGCCTCGCCCTGCTGCTCAACCAGAACCTGCGGCTGCGCTGGCTGGCCCGGGCCCTCGCGATCGTCCCCTGGGCGATGCCCGAGGTCGTCGTCGGCATCATGTGGCGGCTGGTCTACAACCCGGACGCGGGCATCCTCAACGAGACCCTGCGCGACCTCGGCCTCGGCGACGGCCGCGACTGGCTCAGCGGCCTCGCCACCGCCCTGCCGGCCGTCATCGTCGTCGGGGTCTGGGCCGGCATGCCCCAGACGACGGTCGCCCTGCTCGCCGGGCTGCAGAACACCCCGCGCGAGCTGCACGAGGCCGCCGCGGTCGACGGCGCGGGAGCCTGGCGCCGCTTCCGCACGGTCACCTGGCCCGCCCTGCGCCCCGTCGCGTTCGCCATCACCGCCCTCAACCTCATCTGGAACTTCAACTCCTTCGCCCTGGTCTACGTGCTGACCAGCGGGGGGCCAGGCGGCCGGACCCGGCTGCCCATGCTGTTCGCCTACGAGGAAGCCTTCCGCTACGGGCAGTTCGGTTACGCGGCGGCGATGGGCTGCGTCATGGTCGCCCTCGTCTCGGTCCTGCTGGCCGTCTTCCTCGCCGGCCGGCTCAGGGGCGGACTCAAGGAAGGTGACGTCGCATGA
- a CDS encoding 3'-5' exonuclease, translated as MGWHRELLIGFDLETTGTDPREARIVTGAVIEVMGGEPRGRREWLADPGVEIPADAVAVHGISNERAATEGRPADQVADAIAGVLAAYWKTGVPVVAYNAAFDLTLLSAELRRHGLPSLRDRLGGLDPAPVIDPYTIDRSVDRYRRGKRNLEAVCQEYGVPLDAAHDATADALAAARLACAIAGRHPKVASLGPADLHHRQIEWYAEWAADFQSFLRRKGDATAVVDGRWPVREPADERV; from the coding sequence ATGGGCTGGCACCGGGAGCTGCTGATCGGCTTCGACCTGGAGACGACGGGCACCGACCCGCGCGAGGCGCGCATCGTCACGGGGGCCGTGATCGAGGTCATGGGCGGGGAGCCGCGCGGACGCCGGGAGTGGCTGGCCGACCCCGGCGTGGAGATCCCGGCGGACGCGGTGGCGGTGCACGGCATCAGCAACGAGCGGGCGGCCACCGAGGGCCGCCCCGCCGACCAGGTCGCGGACGCCATCGCGGGCGTGCTCGCCGCCTACTGGAAGACGGGCGTCCCGGTCGTCGCCTACAACGCGGCCTTCGACCTCACCCTGCTCTCCGCCGAGTTGCGGCGGCACGGACTGCCGTCCCTGCGCGACCGCCTGGGCGGCCTCGACCCGGCCCCCGTCATCGACCCGTACACCATCGACCGTTCCGTCGACCGGTACCGCCGCGGCAAGCGCAACCTGGAAGCGGTCTGCCAGGAGTACGGCGTCCCGCTCGACGCCGCCCACGACGCCACGGCCGACGCCCTCGCCGCGGCCCGTCTCGCCTGCGCGATAGCCGGCCGGCACCCCAAGGTCGCCTCCCTCGGCCCGGCCGACCTGCACCACCGTCAGATCGAGTGGTACGCCGAGTGGGCGGCGGACTTCCAGAGCTTCCTGCGCCGCAAGGGCGACGCCACGGCCGTCGTCGACGGCAGATGGCCGGTGCGCGAACCGGCCGACGAGCGGGTCTGA
- the glgX gene encoding glycogen debranching protein GlgX produces MQVWPGEAYPLGATYDGAGTNFAVFTEAADRVELCLLHDDGSEAAVELRESDAFVRHAYVPGVMPGQRYGYRVHGPYAPERGQRCNSAKLLLDPYARAISGSIQWGEEVYGYHFDDPDRRNDLDSAPHMMSSVVVNPYFDWGDDRRPRTEYHHTVLYEAHVKGLTMRHPGLPEELRGTYAALAHPAVIEHLTELGVTALELMPVHQFVNDHRLVDMGLNNYWGYNTIGFFAPHNAYASWGDRGQQVLEFKSAVKALHEAGIEVILDVVYNHTAEGNHLGPTLSFKGIDNASYYRLTDDPRYYMDTTGTGNSLLMRSPHVLQMIMDSLRYWVTEMHVDGFRFDLAATLARQFHEVDRLSSFFDLVQQDPVVSQVKLIAEPWDVGEGGYQVGNFPPLWTEWNGKYRDTVRDLWRGEQRTLAEFASRLTGSSDLYQDDGRRPLASINFVTCHDGFTLHDMVAYNEKHNHANGEDNRDGESHNRSWNCGVEGETDDPAVLELRARQMRNFIATLLLSQGVPMISHGDEFARTQRGNNNAYCQDNELAWVAWPEGDGMGRELLEFTRAMVWLRKDHPVFRRRRFFHGRPVEGTHDELSDIAWFTPEGAEMTQRDWNSARASALTVFLNGNAISEPGPRGERIADDSFLLMFNASPKPLDFVVPVDHGRQWEVVVDTARTDGVPRDTGAKVQAGDRLTLVDRSLTVLQRPV; encoded by the coding sequence ATGCAGGTCTGGCCTGGAGAGGCATATCCACTCGGTGCCACGTACGACGGCGCCGGCACCAACTTCGCGGTCTTCACGGAGGCCGCCGACCGAGTAGAGCTGTGTCTGCTGCACGACGACGGCTCGGAAGCCGCGGTCGAGCTGCGGGAGAGCGACGCGTTCGTCCGGCACGCGTACGTGCCGGGCGTGATGCCCGGGCAGCGGTACGGCTACCGCGTGCACGGCCCGTACGCCCCGGAGCGCGGGCAGCGCTGCAACAGCGCCAAACTGCTGCTCGATCCGTACGCACGTGCGATCAGCGGCTCGATCCAGTGGGGCGAGGAGGTGTACGGCTACCACTTCGACGACCCCGACCGGCGCAACGACCTCGACTCCGCCCCGCACATGATGTCCTCGGTCGTGGTCAACCCCTACTTCGACTGGGGCGACGACCGGCGCCCCAGGACGGAGTACCACCACACGGTGCTCTACGAGGCCCACGTGAAGGGCCTGACCATGCGGCATCCGGGCCTGCCCGAGGAGCTGCGCGGCACCTACGCGGCCCTGGCGCACCCGGCGGTCATCGAGCACCTGACCGAGCTGGGGGTGACGGCGCTGGAGCTGATGCCGGTCCACCAGTTCGTCAACGACCACCGCCTGGTGGACATGGGCCTGAACAACTACTGGGGCTACAACACGATCGGCTTCTTCGCCCCGCACAACGCGTACGCCTCCTGGGGCGACCGCGGCCAGCAGGTGCTGGAGTTCAAGTCGGCGGTGAAGGCGCTGCACGAGGCCGGGATCGAGGTCATCCTGGACGTCGTCTACAACCACACCGCCGAGGGCAACCACCTGGGCCCGACGCTGTCCTTCAAGGGCATCGACAACGCCTCCTACTACCGGCTGACCGACGACCCCCGCTACTACATGGACACCACGGGGACCGGGAACTCCCTGCTCATGCGGTCGCCGCACGTACTCCAGATGATCATGGACTCGCTGCGGTACTGGGTCACCGAGATGCACGTCGACGGGTTCCGCTTCGACCTCGCGGCCACCCTGGCCCGGCAGTTCCACGAGGTGGACCGGCTGTCGTCGTTCTTCGACCTCGTCCAGCAGGACCCGGTCGTCTCGCAGGTGAAGCTGATCGCCGAGCCCTGGGACGTGGGCGAGGGCGGCTACCAGGTGGGCAACTTCCCGCCGCTGTGGACCGAGTGGAACGGCAAGTACCGGGACACGGTGCGGGACCTGTGGCGCGGCGAGCAGCGCACGCTGGCCGAGTTCGCGTCCCGGCTGACCGGGTCGTCGGACCTGTACCAGGACGACGGCCGCCGTCCGCTCGCCTCCATCAACTTCGTGACCTGCCACGACGGCTTCACCCTGCACGACATGGTGGCGTACAACGAGAAGCACAACCACGCCAACGGCGAGGACAACCGGGACGGCGAGAGCCACAACCGGTCCTGGAACTGCGGCGTCGAGGGCGAGACCGACGACCCGGCGGTGCTGGAGCTGCGGGCCCGGCAGATGCGCAACTTCATCGCCACGCTGCTGCTCTCCCAGGGCGTGCCGATGATCAGCCACGGCGACGAGTTCGCCCGCACCCAGCGGGGCAACAACAACGCCTACTGCCAGGACAACGAGCTGGCCTGGGTGGCGTGGCCCGAGGGTGACGGCATGGGCCGTGAGCTGCTGGAGTTCACCCGCGCCATGGTGTGGCTGCGCAAGGACCACCCGGTCTTCCGCAGGCGGCGCTTCTTCCACGGGCGTCCCGTGGAGGGCACCCACGACGAGCTGTCGGACATCGCCTGGTTCACCCCCGAGGGTGCGGAGATGACCCAGCGGGACTGGAACTCGGCGCGGGCGTCCGCGCTGACGGTCTTCCTGAACGGCAACGCGATCTCCGAGCCCGGACCGCGCGGGGAGCGCATCGCCGACGACTCGTTCCTGCTGATGTTCAACGCCTCGCCGAAGCCGTTGGACTTCGTGGTGCCGGTCGACCACGGCCGGCAGTGGGAGGTGGTCGTCGACACCGCGCGCACCGACGGCGTGCCCCGGGACACGGGTGCGAAGGTGCAGGCCGGGGACCGGCTGACCCTGGTGGACCGGAGCCTGACGGTCCTGCAGCGCCCCGTCTAG
- a CDS encoding phosphotransferase enzyme family protein: MDEARAREVLAAAGVLTGPAREARLLALGENAVFVAGDLAVKVGRDAELLDRARRELAVAVWLEEAGVPAVRAADPTALFVDGHPVTLWRRLPDPVRPTEPRDVAALLRLVHALPSPSFGLPPRELLGGVERWLRLAGDVIDPADAAYLRERRDGFATAAAALTPRLPRGPIHGDALPRNVHVGPDGPVLVDLETFSADLREHDLVVMALSRDRYGLPAEAYDGFTGTYGWDVREWDGCAVLRGARETASCAWVAQHAPNNPKALAEFERRVASLRDGDPTVRWYPF, from the coding sequence ATGGACGAGGCACGGGCTCGGGAGGTGCTGGCCGCGGCGGGAGTACTGACCGGCCCGGCGAGGGAGGCGCGGCTGCTCGCCCTGGGCGAGAACGCGGTGTTCGTCGCCGGTGACCTGGCGGTCAAGGTGGGCCGCGACGCCGAGTTGCTCGACCGGGCGCGCCGGGAACTGGCCGTGGCGGTGTGGCTGGAGGAGGCCGGGGTGCCGGCGGTGCGGGCGGCCGACCCCACGGCGCTCTTCGTCGACGGGCACCCGGTGACGCTGTGGCGACGGCTGCCGGACCCGGTGCGGCCCACCGAGCCGCGGGACGTGGCCGCCCTGCTCCGGCTGGTCCACGCGCTGCCCTCCCCCTCCTTCGGGTTGCCGCCCCGCGAGCTGCTGGGCGGCGTGGAACGCTGGCTGCGGCTCGCGGGTGACGTGATCGACCCGGCGGACGCCGCCTACCTGCGCGAGCGGCGGGACGGCTTCGCGACGGCCGCCGCCGCGCTCACTCCCCGGCTGCCGCGGGGCCCGATCCACGGGGACGCCCTGCCCCGCAACGTGCACGTCGGCCCCGACGGACCGGTCCTCGTCGACCTGGAGACCTTCTCCGCCGACCTGCGCGAGCACGATCTGGTGGTGATGGCCCTCAGCCGGGACCGCTACGGGCTGCCCGCGGAGGCGTACGACGGCTTCACCGGGACCTACGGCTGGGACGTGCGCGAGTGGGACGGCTGCGCGGTGCTGCGCGGGGCCCGGGAGACGGCCAGCTGCGCGTGGGTCGCCCAGCACGCACCGAACAACCCGAAGGCGCTGGCCGAGTTCGAACGCCGGGTGGCGTCGCTGCGGGACGGCGACCCGACGGTGCGCTGGTACCCCTTCTGA
- a CDS encoding SAV2148 family HEPN domain-containing protein, which yields MGSGGLELPPGDDGHQGNSADVPPGAVSLARPMSAGAIGPELDWDADSWHEVRTRAQRAGRAYIWLNLVEQRLRAVVAAVLRPVYEPVHGDDWVVAAAGPAGQEWVQRAVAVREVSRRKGYLLDPADDNVLSFLTLPQLRELMVQHWPCFEPYVDERRDVELALDELEVTRNVVSRNRALSEAVLNQAERASARLLEVLGAGSDVPSARRLPVDAVEDLVGDRYADVVAVHSDRVRLLRQFPAEDLFGNARRVDALGIGLNLLVQNFSGRRLLRLAESGGRVRLLFLNPASSAIKRRERELGIKRGELSRAVEMNILHMRRVRARLRDPGAFEIQVFDETPRFTAYLVDGDGVDGIAVVQSYLRRTRGMEAPVLVLRNGRNGGKVVKSDQLDESGLFPTYREEFELMWADSRPVS from the coding sequence GTGGGCTCGGGAGGGCTGGAGCTGCCTCCTGGTGACGACGGTCACCAGGGGAACTCCGCGGACGTCCCGCCCGGTGCGGTGTCCCTGGCGCGGCCGATGAGCGCGGGCGCGATCGGTCCGGAGCTGGACTGGGACGCCGACTCCTGGCACGAGGTGCGCACCCGTGCGCAGCGGGCGGGCCGTGCCTACATCTGGCTCAACCTCGTCGAACAGCGGCTGCGCGCGGTCGTGGCCGCCGTCCTCAGGCCGGTCTACGAGCCCGTCCACGGCGACGACTGGGTGGTCGCCGCGGCCGGACCGGCGGGTCAGGAGTGGGTGCAGCGCGCCGTCGCCGTCCGGGAGGTCAGCCGCCGCAAGGGCTACCTGCTCGACCCGGCGGACGACAACGTCCTCAGCTTCCTCACCCTCCCGCAGCTGCGCGAGCTGATGGTGCAGCACTGGCCCTGCTTCGAGCCCTACGTCGACGAGCGCCGGGACGTGGAACTCGCCCTGGACGAGCTGGAGGTCACCCGCAACGTCGTCTCCCGCAACCGGGCGCTGTCCGAGGCGGTCCTGAACCAGGCCGAGCGGGCCTCGGCGCGGCTCCTGGAGGTCCTCGGCGCGGGCAGCGACGTGCCGTCCGCGCGGCGGCTGCCGGTCGACGCGGTGGAGGACCTGGTCGGCGACCGGTACGCCGACGTGGTCGCGGTCCACTCGGACCGGGTCCGGCTGCTGCGCCAGTTCCCCGCCGAGGACCTCTTCGGCAACGCGCGCCGGGTGGACGCCCTCGGTATCGGCCTCAACCTGCTCGTGCAGAACTTCTCCGGCCGGCGCCTGCTGCGGCTGGCCGAGTCCGGCGGCCGGGTGCGGCTGCTCTTCCTGAACCCGGCGTCGAGCGCGATCAAGCGCCGCGAGCGCGAACTCGGTATCAAGCGGGGTGAGCTGAGCCGCGCCGTGGAGATGAACATCCTGCACATGCGCCGGGTGCGCGCCCGGTTGCGGGACCCGGGCGCGTTCGAGATCCAGGTCTTCGACGAGACGCCCCGCTTCACCGCCTACCTGGTCGACGGGGACGGCGTGGACGGGATCGCCGTCGTCCAGTCCTATCTGCGCCGGACGCGGGGGATGGAGGCGCCGGTGCTCGTGCTGCGCAACGGGCGCAACGGCGGCAAGGTCGTGAAGTCGGACCAGCTCGACGAAAGCGGACTTTTCCCCACTTATCGCGAGGAGTTCGAGCTGATGTGGGCGGATTCGCGACCCGTCTCGTGA